Part of the Tolypothrix sp. PCC 7910 genome, ACAAGTCAAAATTTTCATACATCAATTCTTGTGATTGTTTATAAGGGTGCTCTATTTACTCAATACTGTATTAGTTAACTGTTTGGATGAGACAAATACATAACTGACAGATAATGGCAATAGATCAAGGTAGCAGTATTCTTTTTCGTCCTACTATTTGGATTAGTATTTTAGGGCTTATTCTTAGCATTATTGTTGGTGTGGTTGCAAACTTACAACCACTGTACATATTTGTGCTTTTTGTTGCTATTGCTATCCTCATCAATTTCTTTAAAAATTTTGAGCAAACCGTTTTAGGTTTATTAATTTTACGCAGTGCTTTGGATGCCTTTTCCGATCAGCAACTACCTGCTGCGTTTGCTGTAGGAATAGATATCTTGGCATTGCTTTATGTTGCGGTTCTCTTGCTACGCAGACAAAAAATACACACCGATGGATTTTGGTGGTTGCTAGCAGGATGGATGGCACTACAAGGATTATGGGTAGTTTTACAAGCAATAGGTGGGTTAGGGCTAGGAGCCTCATACTTACCAGTAGCTATAAGGGAATGGATACGAGTATTTTCGGGATTAATGATTTACCTGATAGTCATGCAATTGAAAGAGCGACTACCAGCACAAAAAGTAATTTCTTACTTATTCTTTAGTTTGATCATTCCCTTAACTGCAGCTACTTTGCAAATCTTGTTACCACCATCAATGCTGCCTTCGTTTCTAGTATTTCAAAGCGGATATGCTATTGAAGCTGGATCGCGGATGAATGGAACCTTGGGGCATCCCAATGCTTTTGCGACATTCACTTTGTTTTTTCTGGGTATTGCACTGTGGAAAGTGGGGCAGGTAAAGCAACGTTTACCTTGGCTAATATTAGTTACTGCTCTGGCTTTTTTCTTAGTTAGTAGTAAGTCATTAACAGGGTTAATGATGCTGGTAGTTTTTATCCCAGCATTATTGGCACCGAAGATAAATTTAGTCAACTTAATTGGTGGTATTTTGCTGTTTGGGTTAGTAATATTTTTCTTTGCTAGCTCACCTATGGGGCAAGAGCGTTTGCAATCTTTGTATGGCACGCCACTATTAAATCCAGATATTGATGTATCCCGGGCAATTTTTTTGCAATGGAGTGATGGTAATAGCTTTAATTGGCGGATTGCTCAGTGGACATTCTTACTAGAAAAATGGAAGTATTCACCACTTTTAGGATATGGATTAGACACCTCTAGGTTCTTAACTCCTCTAGCTAGTTATTCTCATAACGATTATGTGAGATTTTTAGCAGAAGAAGGAATTTTTGGTTTCATTCTATTTTTGTTTTTAATTGGTGCCCTATTTGTTCGTCTGTTCCAACTAGCTTACTCTGTTCCACCTAATTCTTCTAAACGCAATCTTTGTTTTATTATGCTAGCGTTTCTCGTCTCTATGTTAGTAGGGATGTTAGCGGGAAATGTTTGGAATCACACTACTCTATTTTTCTACTGGTGGACTTTATTAGCGGTAGCCGGCTGGGATTGGGATAAACCGATAACTGCTGAAGTTGATTCAGCTACATCTACAAAACAGAAATACTTTAATTATCAAAAGAATTCTACTCGCCGTCGCTTGTCACGCTCTGAATAATGAATTCTGGTAATCCCATCTGCAATTGTCATGAATCAATCTCATCCAATCAATATTATTCCTCTAACTAAAATCAAGATGTTTCTATAAATGCCTAATACAAAAGATATTAAAGGAAAAATAATTCGCGGCGGTGTCTCAATGACACTGAGACAATTACTAGTTGCAGCCCTTTCAATGGTGAATGTGCTAGTAATTGCTCGGATGTTAGGCCCGGGGTTATACGGTATTGTCACTATTGTCTTAAGTATTTTTTATTTTTTAAATCAAGTCTGCCGTTTGGGATTGCAGGTTTACCTAGTACGTCAGCCAAATCTTACTGATGAAGAACCCGCACAAATCCAGGCATTTTATAACTTTTTGGGAATAGCGATTTGTGCTGTATTGTGGTGTGCTGCTCCCCTTGTTGGCTGGTGGACAAAAGAGCCAGAGGTGACTGGTGCATTACAAGCTGTCTTACCCGCACTATGGATGGATATGGTCACTCGAGTTCCGACTAGTATGTTGGAGCGAGAGCTGAATTTCGACAAAGTGGGTTTGTTAGAAGCAGTTTCCCGTGTGGTGTTGTATGTTTCGGCTATTCCCCTAGTATTAATTGGCTGGGGCTATTGGGGGCCGATTATTGGCACAGTTTTGGGATATTTAGTCCAACTAGTAATGGCGTACTATTATTATCCTGTTCCTTGGCGCTGGAGTTGGCAATGGAAGGTAGTTAAACCCGCCATAAATTATGGACTTACCTATTCTGGCTCTGATGGTATTTTAAACCTGAGAAGATTACGATTGCCTTTACTAGTTAGTCGTTTAGGCGGTACGGAAATAGTTGGCTACATTAGTATTGCCATGCGATTGGCAGAGCAATTAGCAATCTTACGTTTGGTGGTGCGGCGGATGTCCATTAGCGTGATGGCAAAATTAGTGGATAAGCCAGAACAAACGCGTAAGGCAATTAGTAAAGGAATGACATATCAGGCTCTATTAATTGGGCCGATTTGTGCTGCCTTTTCTTGTACTTCTGCCTGGTTAATTCCTTTAATGTTCTCTCATAAGTGGTTAATCAGCGCTCAAATCTTTCCCTTCATTGCAGTGGGAGTGCTGGTAGGAGCAATTTTTGAACTGCATACATCTAGTTTGTATGCTGTGGGGCATAACTATGAAATTGCTCATCGCAATGCTTGGTATGTAGGCGTTCTGTGGTTAGCAACCTTAATTTTTCTCCCCCTAATGGGATTATGGGGATACGGTTTGTCAGAAATTCTGGCTTTACCCAGCTTCTACCTGCTTCATCAATCCATTGCTAAGTTATTTGGTTCACCCGATTATTGGGATGCCTTTTGGATTACCTTAGTTTCGACAATTTCTATGTTTGCTGGTGTGTTCTTACCACCAGTTGCAGCAGTGGGAATACTAATTGTCAGCTATGGAGCGATATTTATCTATTGTCCTGGTATTCGTAAGGTTCCTTTGGATATTTGGGCAGCTAGGCGATCGGCAGCTTAAAAATTGATCGCATTAAGTAATCCTCAATGCAATAATCATGTAATTCAAATTACATGATTATTTTTTTTACTTATATAAATATGCTGTTTTAGATATGTTCATAATTAAACTTAATTTTGATATTGGAGTTATTAAGAAATTGTAGCGATCGCAACTCTCAATTAACACCCAATATCTTATAAATACGCTATTCTAGCGCATTTTATATTTGGCTAACATCTAGAAAGTAAAAATCATCCTAGAGATTTTCAGAATACTACTTTGGTATTAGTTAAAGCTATTGTTGGCAAACCATAACTTTATGAGTTTTGCAGTTTGTCTTGAGATATACAACAGCTTTATAGTCATGGAACTATATTCAAAAGAGAGGAGCTTAATTATTGGTTTTTATGGGTTACAAGATAAAATTTGTAACTCATATTTCCAATAAATTTAGGACGCTAAGTATTTCTATTTTGTTCCGCGATTATTTTGCATAATTTTTAGATCCGCCAAACCCATTAGGTATAATCTACATATTTTCTCTTATGAACAAAGCACAGCAATACAATTACAAAAAAAACCGTTCTGATTACAGGCGCAGCTAACGGGATTGGCTATGAATTGGCATATATTTTTGCCCAGAATGACTATAATCTCGTATTAATAGATATCATGGCACAAAGGCTAGCAGATGTTACTGAGAAAATTAAGCAGCAATTTGACATTTGGGTAAAACCTATAGTTAAAGATTTATCTATAAAAAGTTCACCAGAAGAGATTTTTGCAGAATTACAACAAGAATCTATTCAGATTGATGTGCTAGTAAATAATGCTGGATTTGGTATTCATGGTTTATTTAGCGAAACCAACTTGAATACTGAACTAGATATGCTGCAAGTAAATTTAGTCACCCTGACTCATTTAACTAAGTTATTTCTCAAAGATATGGTGAGCAAAGGTGAGGGTAAAATATTAAATCTTGCTTCTGCAGCTGCTTTTCAACCCGGCCCTTTAATGGCAGTTTATTTTGCTACAAAAGCCTATATTTTATCCTTTTCCCAAGCGCTAGCAAGTGAATTAGAAAATACAGGTGTCACAGTGACAGCCCTCTGTCCCGGGCCAACAGAATCCGCTTTTCATGAACGTACAGGGCTTGCAGGTGCTAAGCAAATAGAAAGTAATAATATGATGGATGCAGAAACAGTAGCGAAAATCGGTTATCGTGCCTTAATGGAAGGTAAAACTGTTGCTATTCCTGGGTTGAAAAATAAAATTTTAGCAGAAATGGTGAGATTTACACCCAGAAATTTGGTTACAAAGATTGTGAAAAATATGCAGGAAGTTAAATAAATTGAGAAGTGACACAACTATAAAATCTAGAATTAAAGACAATTTCAGGCAGAGACTTGAACTCTGCCTGAAACATCATCATTTATAGGTAACTGCGTCTTCTTAAAGCAGATTACGCATGATTATGGCATGGGATGAAAGAGCAAATCGGGAAAAATAAAATTAAAAATCGCCCATGTAGAAAAAGCTATTGAGATAGCAAGTACTGCCAAAACTGGTGCGAGAGAAAGATATCTCTGGAAATAGCGTGATTGGTCGTTGGATTTCTGCATGGATTACTCCTAAAGCAAGTTAATGATTGCAGATGTTTCAGTGCAAGTAATCTGACAAATATTTCTGTGTGATTTTGGGTAAAAGTCCCAAAATAAGAAATTAAATTTGTGTTACATCCAACAGGTTAATTAAAAATAATTGGCTAAACTTCTAACTAAAGGAAGGCTTGGTATTAAATTAGCTGCTGATTTTGGCTACTTAGTGGGTATAGGAATCCGGTTTGAATTTTAAATAAAATTAGGTAGTTCTAGGGTGCGTTACGCTTCGGGGTAACGCACCCTACGTTGATTTCAGGAATTCTATTATAGTTTGATAGCGAGACTACAAACCCAAATCATCAATTATCTAAATTTTGATTTTGGTAAGAATCTAAAATACCACTGCGAATAATTAGTTGTGGCCAGATTAATAGAAAAAAGCCCATCCAAACCAAGATAGGTATAGAGATGATAACTGTTAGCCAAATAGTTTTAAATACTAGCCAGCTACTACTAATCAGTGTTATACCGGTGAGAACTATAGACCAGGGTTGACACCACCAAGGTTTGTAATTCCACGGACTTATGGGCTTTTTTTCTTGCATTTTACAATTTGTTAATTAGGTTTCCATGTTTCTAAGGAGATATATTCATCCTTGAGAATATCGTAAACTTGAATGCCACCACTGGGATTCAAAACCCGGAATAAATAAATGATGTCAACATGGTCTACATGATTTTCCACGACTCGCACTGTGTAGTAAGGTGCTTCGGGAGTTGGTGAACTATCAATCATTGTAGCGACACGAATCTTTCCCTTAGAAAGTTGTTCAATTTCTCTAGCTTTACGTTTGACTTGTGGTAGTTTAGCAACTAAGTCAACAGCAGTTTTTTCATCAATTACGCTAGGGGATTGAGCAATTTTAATTACATAATTGCTATCAAAAACATTGACTTTTGCTGCATAATTGACTCCCATTTGAGCATGAATGATCGGACTTTGAGCCATAGCTGAATGTCCTGCTATTGCAATTAAAGATGAAATAATTAAAGAACTACAGGCCAATCTTTGCATGACACTACTTGCTAGCATTTTGGTTTGCTCGAAATGAGAACTCGTTATAAATTAAGCATATCGAGACAGGAATCAAAATGTCATCGTTGTGGGGATCGTTTTGCTCGTCTGTTGAGATCATAAAAATATGCTAAACCGTTGATATTTCTGCGCTGCTATAGTCAACGGTTTAATACTCTTGCCGTTTCATCAATTCTTATTGTAGGAATTACGGTTTTTCCTACAGTTGAAAGCATCTATGTTACGCCAGATTCATCCACCAAAAAATATGCAGATTTAAAAAAGTCACTCCTCATACTCTGCATTTAGTAGTTTATTTTCTACCTTTCCACTACTTCACGCAGTAATTGCGCTAATTTATCAGCACTATCGGGAATTGCGATCGCCTTTGCTTTCTCTCCCATTTTGGCTAGTTCACTAGGTGAACGCAATAATTCTAAAACCTGATTCTGCAATATCTCAGCAGTTAACTCTGATTGCGGGAATACTAAGGCTGCGCCTGCTTTAGTAAATACCTTGGCATTGTAGGTTTGATGGTCTTCGGCTGCAAAGGGGTAGGGAATCAAAATCGCTGGCGTACCACACACCCCCAATTCTGTTAAACTACCAGCACCAGAACGACTAATGGCTAAATTTGCCCGTCGCAACAACGCTGCCATATTATCGTAAAACGGCAAGGCGATATATTGGGGATGCTTGAGACTGTCTGCTTCGGGATCTTTATCACCAGTTAAATGCACTACATAAGCGCCAGCTGCAAACCAAGCTGGTGCAGATTGGCGAACTAATTGATTAATTGCGACTGCGCCTTGACTACCACCAAAAACAACAATTAAGGGAACGCCATCAGGAATGGGTAAATCTAGGGATACATTGATTCCTGGATCGAGGAATTGCGATCGCACTGGAGTCCCAACATAAATATTTTTAGCACGGGGTAAATACTGGGCAGCTACATCAAAACCCACAGCCACAGCATCACACCAAGGGCCGAAAAAGCGTGTTACCTTACCAGGTAAAGCGTTAGATTCGTGGAAAACTACAGGTATTCCTAGAGAACGCGCCGCAATCACGGCGGGGCCTGCTATATAACCTCCTGTGGTAAACAATCCCTGAAATTTACCTTGTTTCAGGATGCGTCTCACATCCAGAATCGAACCAATGAGTTTACCCAAAATGCCTAAAGACGAAATGCTAAAACCTTGCTGAAACCCTTCGACTGCAATAGTATGCAATGGATAGTGTTTAGGTACAAGCTGAGTTTCTAAGCGATTGGGGACACCCAACCATTCAATTTCATATTCTGGAAGTTTTTGGGCCAGTGCGATCGCGGGGAACAAGTGTCCACCAGTCCCACTGGCTGCTATTAATAACCTAATCGGTGCTTCTTCTACCATCAAAACCCTACCGTTTAGCGCTTAGCTTAACTAAGATAAACCAATTTCCTCACCTTCTCTAGTGAAATCAGTAAACTCTTGCCAATGACTAAGATTATTACTTTATTACTGAAACGCCGCTGCAAATTTCCCACCAGTATCGGGCTAATTTTATCTTTAGTGACCCTGGGGATCGTCAGTACTTGGCAATGTACTCAAGCTAGTACACCAAGAAACTCACAACTTTCTAGGAAATCAACATCTGAGCGTGTAGCTGACAGAAAATACGCACAAAACGCACCCTCCGAGTTGACCAATTTATTGACACAAATTGATACTGCAGCTAACCAAGGTGATATTAAAAAGGTAATCGAATTTTACAGTCCTAATTTTACTCATGGCGATGGTTTAAATCGCCAAACTTTAGAAAAAGCCTTAGTTGACCTCTGGAAGCGATATCCCAAATTGAGATACAGTACCCAGCTGCAATCTTGGCAATCACAAGGCAATGGTATTGTGGCTGAAACCGTCACTAATATAACTGGTTTACCTTCGGGTAACAGTAATAATGTTACTCTCAACGCCACAATTAGATCTCGTCAGCGAATTGCAGGTGCAAAAATCATCCGTCAAGATATTTTGTCGGAACGTACCTTACTTACTTCAGGTAGCAAGCCACCTCAAGTTGATGTTAAGTTACCACAACAAGTTCAAGTTGGACAGCAATATAATTTTGATGCCATCGTTCAAGAACCATTAGGCGATGAGTTTCTTTTAGGAACCGCCATAGAAGAACCTATTAAAGCAGACAAATATCTTAACCCCACACCTGTGGATTTAGAATTACTCAACTCTGGCGGACTTTTTAAAGTAGGACGCGCACCCTCAAACCCTGGTAGCCAATGGCTTTCTGCTGTCATCCTGCGCGGAGATGGAATGACAATGGTGACACAGCGGTTACAAGTTGTGAAAAAGTAAGTAAGTGGGCATGGGGCATGGGGCATTGGTAATAGGTAATGGGTAATGGGTAATAATAATTTCCCTTTTTTTCCTTTTCCCTTTTCCCCTTTCCCTTTTCCCCCCAGTCCCCAGTCCCTAATCCCCAATCCCCTCATCCCCAATTAGTCAATTGTTCCGAATTATTGGACAATTAACACAGGACTCTTGACTCTTGACTAACAATGATTTCCCTGCAAAATCAAATTATTCTGATCACTGGTGCAAGTAGTGGGATTGGTACTGCTTGTGCCAAAGTTTTTGCTGGTGCGGGTGCAAGGTTGATTTTAGCGGCACGAAGACTAGAACGGTTACAGGAGTTAGCTGCTAACCTCAGTGAAGAATTTGGTACAGAAACTCATTTGTTACAGCTAGATGTGCGCGATCGCCTGGCGGTGGAATCTGCTATTTCTAGTCTCCCGGCTGCTTGGTCAGAGATTGATATCCTGATAAATAATGCTGGACTGAGTCGCGGTTTAGACAAGTTGCATGAAGGCAGCTTTGAGGACTGGGAAGAAATGATTGATACCAATATCAAGGGTTTACTTTACCTTACTCGCTATGTTGTGCCAGGGATGGTAAAACGCGATCGCGGTCATGTGGTAAATATTGGTTCGATAGCTGGACATCAAACCTACCCCAACGGCAATGTTTATTGTGGAACAAAAGCGGCTGTCAGAGCGATTTCCGAAGGTTTAAAACAAGATTTATTAGGTACACCTGTGCGGGTGACTTCTGTCGATCCCGGTATGGTAGAAACAGAGTTTAGCGATGTGCGGTTTCATGGCGATAGCGATCGCGCCAAAAAAGTATACCAAGGAGTTCAGCCCCTAACGCCAGAAGATGTGGCTGATGTGATATTTTTCTGCACCACGCGATCGCCTCATGTAAATATCAATGAAGTGGTACTTATGCCTGTTGATCAAGCTAGCGCTACACTGGTTAATCGGCGCACATGAAAGTTTAGTAGCTTTAAAATATTGAGTCGGTAAACTTATGGAGAATACTGCCAACGCCGAAAAAACTGGGGTAACAGTACTCACTGCGGTTAACATTGCGAAAGCAATGCCAATTGCTTGGTTAGTTATGTTTACTATTATCTTCGGCATTCAAGACTGGCGACAAGTCATTTATCTTTGTCTGCATGTTAGTTATTGTCTTTGGTGGCTGATTGAACAATGGTTTTATCCCCAGCGCAAAGAGTTATTTAATCAGCCTGTAGGGGCAAGTGGGTTCATCTTTATACTATTATTCGTTGGGGTTTTCTATGTTATGCCTGGATACTTGGCGTTTATTAACCCTGTTCCCCTTTCCATGACGACAGCATCAATAGCATTATTACTGTATATTTTTGGTAGTTTGATCAATGCTAGCGCTGATGTACAAAAGCTGACTGCTAAACAGTTCAGTGCGGGACTAGTTCGTGATAACATTTGGCGATTCTCCCGCAATATTAATTACTTCGGCGATTTGTTGCGTTATTTGAGTTTTAGTGTAGTAGCTGGTTCTGTTTGGGCTTATTTGGTGCCAGGAACAGTTTTTCTGTTGTACCTCCAACGTATGTCTCAAAAGGAACAGTCTATGTCTGCCAAGTATCCAGATTATGAAAATTACCAAAAATCTAGCGCCCGCTTGATTCCCTTTATTTGGTAATACTCCCACACAATAACTTTTGCGATCGCAGATCAACAACATCTGCGATTTTTTATTTTAGCTAGTTGCAACTCATAATCATTTCGACTATGATTTAATTAGAGCAAGAAAATAAATCACCCCAGTTATAGAAAGCCTAGTCATTGGTATCATTGCCAACTTAGGCGCAGGACTTGCCACATTTATGATCGGAGCTTTCTGAGTCTCCGGCTGCGTTCGTGATTTCTGAATTCTGTTCTACACAATCACTATTCTTTTGGTAAAAATCAATATTAATATCTTTGCTAATCCTCTACGGGAGATTATTTGACTAATCTAAATTCCCAACTAATTAAAATTCATAAGTCTTCTATTTTTCCATTTCAAAGGAGCCAATTATGACTATGATTCGCTTTGAACACATTAACATTTCTTGTAAAGATATCGATGCCAGTCGGAATTTTTACCAAACTTTATTTCCTGATTGGTATGTGCGAGCCGAAGGAATATTCAATGGCGATCGCTGGATGCATTTTGGTAACAATCAGTTTTATCTAGCCTTGAATGATAACTCAGAACAAGAGCGAGTACATAAACCATACGAAAGCATTGGTATTAATCACGTCGGCTTTGTAATTAATGATGGCGAAGCCATGAAAGAATTACTAGAAGCTAAAGGCATTGATTATTACACCATGACAGCACCAGAAACAAAGCATAGAATTTATGTCAACGACCCCGATGGTAATGAAATTGAGTTAGTTGAATATAATCGCGATTATGCTTTGGCGTAGTATCTGTAGGGTGGAATTTTGCTGACTTTAGCGATATTTAGAACCCCGACTTTTTCAAAAAGTCGGGGTTCTGAGCAGCAACTTTTGCTTAAGTAATATTTCTTAAATATATCTAATGGTAGATGCGAAAAGAATAATGCATCTATTATCTATCATAAGGATGATCTACCAGTTTGCAATCTATTAGACACGTCCGGAATATGAATTGGGTACAAAAAAATGGTAGAAAGTAAAATTGACCCTCTACCAAAATTTAATTAAATGATTAGTATATTTGATTATATACAAAAGTATCCACGAAGAGCAAAGCAACTTTTGGGGATTAGTTATGACCAATTTACTGACCTTGTAAACTATGCTAAAAACAGTCATGAAGAAGAACAACTCAAATTGGAACAGAAGAAAGTTAGAATACATCGTCGTGGAGGTGGACGCAAAGAATT contains:
- a CDS encoding DUF6737 family protein, which codes for MQEKKPISPWNYKPWWCQPWSIVLTGITLISSSWLVFKTIWLTVIISIPILVWMGFFLLIWPQLIIRSGILDSYQNQNLDN
- a CDS encoding nuclear transport factor 2 family protein; amino-acid sequence: MTKIITLLLKRRCKFPTSIGLILSLVTLGIVSTWQCTQASTPRNSQLSRKSTSERVADRKYAQNAPSELTNLLTQIDTAANQGDIKKVIEFYSPNFTHGDGLNRQTLEKALVDLWKRYPKLRYSTQLQSWQSQGNGIVAETVTNITGLPSGNSNNVTLNATIRSRQRIAGAKIIRQDILSERTLLTSGSKPPQVDVKLPQQVQVGQQYNFDAIVQEPLGDEFLLGTAIEEPIKADKYLNPTPVDLELLNSGGLFKVGRAPSNPGSQWLSAVILRGDGMTMVTQRLQVVKK
- the murG gene encoding undecaprenyldiphospho-muramoylpentapeptide beta-N-acetylglucosaminyltransferase, which produces MVEEAPIRLLIAASGTGGHLFPAIALAQKLPEYEIEWLGVPNRLETQLVPKHYPLHTIAVEGFQQGFSISSLGILGKLIGSILDVRRILKQGKFQGLFTTGGYIAGPAVIAARSLGIPVVFHESNALPGKVTRFFGPWCDAVAVGFDVAAQYLPRAKNIYVGTPVRSQFLDPGINVSLDLPIPDGVPLIVVFGGSQGAVAINQLVRQSAPAWFAAGAYVVHLTGDKDPEADSLKHPQYIALPFYDNMAALLRRANLAISRSGAGSLTELGVCGTPAILIPYPFAAEDHQTYNAKVFTKAGAALVFPQSELTAEILQNQVLELLRSPSELAKMGEKAKAIAIPDSADKLAQLLREVVER
- a CDS encoding SDR family oxidoreductase gives rise to the protein MISLQNQIILITGASSGIGTACAKVFAGAGARLILAARRLERLQELAANLSEEFGTETHLLQLDVRDRLAVESAISSLPAAWSEIDILINNAGLSRGLDKLHEGSFEDWEEMIDTNIKGLLYLTRYVVPGMVKRDRGHVVNIGSIAGHQTYPNGNVYCGTKAAVRAISEGLKQDLLGTPVRVTSVDPGMVETEFSDVRFHGDSDRAKKVYQGVQPLTPEDVADVIFFCTTRSPHVNINEVVLMPVDQASATLVNRRT
- a CDS encoding PsaJ protein, with translation MQKSNDQSRYFQRYLSLAPVLAVLAISIAFSTWAIFNFIFPDLLFHPMP
- a CDS encoding oligosaccharide flippase family protein translates to MPNTKDIKGKIIRGGVSMTLRQLLVAALSMVNVLVIARMLGPGLYGIVTIVLSIFYFLNQVCRLGLQVYLVRQPNLTDEEPAQIQAFYNFLGIAICAVLWCAAPLVGWWTKEPEVTGALQAVLPALWMDMVTRVPTSMLERELNFDKVGLLEAVSRVVLYVSAIPLVLIGWGYWGPIIGTVLGYLVQLVMAYYYYPVPWRWSWQWKVVKPAINYGLTYSGSDGILNLRRLRLPLLVSRLGGTEIVGYISIAMRLAEQLAILRLVVRRMSISVMAKLVDKPEQTRKAISKGMTYQALLIGPICAAFSCTSAWLIPLMFSHKWLISAQIFPFIAVGVLVGAIFELHTSSLYAVGHNYEIAHRNAWYVGVLWLATLIFLPLMGLWGYGLSEILALPSFYLLHQSIAKLFGSPDYWDAFWITLVSTISMFAGVFLPPVAAVGILIVSYGAIFIYCPGIRKVPLDIWAARRSAA
- a CDS encoding O-antigen ligase; its protein translation is MAIDQGSSILFRPTIWISILGLILSIIVGVVANLQPLYIFVLFVAIAILINFFKNFEQTVLGLLILRSALDAFSDQQLPAAFAVGIDILALLYVAVLLLRRQKIHTDGFWWLLAGWMALQGLWVVLQAIGGLGLGASYLPVAIREWIRVFSGLMIYLIVMQLKERLPAQKVISYLFFSLIIPLTAATLQILLPPSMLPSFLVFQSGYAIEAGSRMNGTLGHPNAFATFTLFFLGIALWKVGQVKQRLPWLILVTALAFFLVSSKSLTGLMMLVVFIPALLAPKINLVNLIGGILLFGLVIFFFASSPMGQERLQSLYGTPLLNPDIDVSRAIFLQWSDGNSFNWRIAQWTFLLEKWKYSPLLGYGLDTSRFLTPLASYSHNDYVRFLAEEGIFGFILFLFLIGALFVRLFQLAYSVPPNSSKRNLCFIMLAFLVSMLVGMLAGNVWNHTTLFFYWWTLLAVAGWDWDKPITAEVDSATSTKQKYFNYQKNSTRRRLSRSE
- a CDS encoding isoprenylcysteine carboxylmethyltransferase family protein; the encoded protein is MENTANAEKTGVTVLTAVNIAKAMPIAWLVMFTIIFGIQDWRQVIYLCLHVSYCLWWLIEQWFYPQRKELFNQPVGASGFIFILLFVGVFYVMPGYLAFINPVPLSMTTASIALLLYIFGSLINASADVQKLTAKQFSAGLVRDNIWRFSRNINYFGDLLRYLSFSVVAGSVWAYLVPGTVFLLYLQRMSQKEQSMSAKYPDYENYQKSSARLIPFIW
- a CDS encoding VOC family protein, with protein sequence MTMIRFEHINISCKDIDASRNFYQTLFPDWYVRAEGIFNGDRWMHFGNNQFYLALNDNSEQERVHKPYESIGINHVGFVINDGEAMKELLEAKGIDYYTMTAPETKHRIYVNDPDGNEIELVEYNRDYALA
- a CDS encoding SDR family oxidoreductase; amino-acid sequence: MTKKTVLITGAANGIGYELAYIFAQNDYNLVLIDIMAQRLADVTEKIKQQFDIWVKPIVKDLSIKSSPEEIFAELQQESIQIDVLVNNAGFGIHGLFSETNLNTELDMLQVNLVTLTHLTKLFLKDMVSKGEGKILNLASAAAFQPGPLMAVYFATKAYILSFSQALASELENTGVTVTALCPGPTESAFHERTGLAGAKQIESNNMMDAETVAKIGYRALMEGKTVAIPGLKNKILAEMVRFTPRNLVTKIVKNMQEVK